A region from the Oncorhynchus keta strain PuntledgeMale-10-30-2019 unplaced genomic scaffold, Oket_V2 Un_contig_6110_pilon_pilon, whole genome shotgun sequence genome encodes:
- the LOC127925700 gene encoding ATP-dependent Clp protease ATP-binding subunit clpX-like, mitochondrial codes for MSCTCTSAVRIFLNSAHRGLSCSRIQLYALSRPGSCEAHLPPRVRVRSFHETAVCFVAKDGTTKDGSSDSGKKNLSEGKRLPGSSGGSGKGGNQLHCPKCGDPCTHVETFVLSTRFVKCEKCHHFFVVLSETDSKKGLKTEAESPVEAFTQKPPPPPK; via the exons ATGTCCTGTACATGCACATCGGCCGTGAGGATATTCTTGAATTCAGCACACAGAG GACTGTCTTGTTCTCGTATTCAACTGTATGCTTTGAGCAGACCTGGTTCTTGTGAAGCTCACCTGCCACCCAGAGTCCGAGTCAGATCCTTCCATGAAACGGCAGTGTGTTTCGTTGCCAAAGATGGAACAACCAAGGATGGATCCAGCGACAGTGGAAAG AAGAACCTCAGTGAGGGAAAGAGACTTCCAGGCTCTTCTGGTGGATCAGGGAAGGGGGGTAACCAGCTGCACTGTCCCAAATGTGGAGACCCATGTACACATGTGGAGACCTTTGTAT tGTCAACACGTTTTGTAAAGTGTGAGAAATGCCATCACTTCTTCGTGGTGCTCTCCGAGACTGACTCTAAGAAGGGTCTGAAAACAGAAGCAGAGTCGCCCGTTGAGGCCTTCACACAGAAACCTCCCCCGCCACCCAAAAG